A genomic stretch from Hydrogenimonas urashimensis includes:
- a CDS encoding ferritin-like domain-containing protein: protein MEFFSETRAALLESDPRKKGALVEQLYTNLKQNKLTFDHDAPVSLFEQPSYAPIVQIVRPRDVPKRRHFDNREGQGILLHAIAHIEYSAIDLALDSAYRFRHMPREYYRDWIEVADDEVRHFRMLEELMKKAGVRYGDYPVHTALFDAGKKSGKDILERMAVIPRYLEANGLDANPKIIRKLRNSPPDAMLDAIAEALEVILEEEVVHVAKGDRWFKYVCAQRGIDPSVYFEIIERFYPGMEKRHPQLNIEARRAAGFACEELKRMGAEKCE from the coding sequence ATGGAATTTTTCAGTGAAACACGCGCCGCACTGCTCGAAAGCGATCCTCGTAAAAAAGGGGCGCTTGTGGAGCAATTGTACACAAATTTGAAACAGAACAAGCTGACGTTCGATCACGACGCACCGGTGAGTCTTTTCGAACAACCCTCCTATGCCCCCATCGTGCAGATCGTTCGCCCCCGGGATGTTCCCAAGCGCAGACATTTCGACAATCGTGAGGGGCAGGGGATACTTCTGCATGCCATCGCCCATATCGAATACAGCGCCATCGACCTTGCGCTCGATTCGGCCTACCGTTTCCGTCACATGCCCCGCGAGTACTACAGGGACTGGATCGAGGTGGCCGACGACGAGGTGCGCCATTTCCGCATGCTTGAGGAACTGATGAAGAAAGCGGGTGTGAGGTATGGCGACTACCCTGTGCATACGGCACTTTTTGACGCCGGAAAAAAGAGCGGGAAAGATATTTTGGAACGGATGGCGGTGATTCCGAGGTACCTGGAAGCCAACGGCCTGGATGCCAATCCGAAAATCATCCGAAAGCTTCGGAACTCTCCCCCCGATGCGATGCTCGATGCCATCGCCGAAGCGCTGGAGGTGATCCTGGAGGAAGAGGTCGTCCATGTCGCCAAAGGGGACAGATGGTTCAAATACGTGTGCGCACAGCGGGGTATCGACCCTTCGGTCTATTTCGAGATAATCGAGCGATTCTATCCCGGCATGGAAAAGAGACATCCGCAGCTCAACATCGAGGCGCGTCGTGCCGCGGGATTCGCCTGCGAAGAGCTCAAACGGATGGGGGCCGAAAAGTGTGAATAA
- the cmoB gene encoding tRNA 5-methoxyuridine(34)/uridine 5-oxyacetic acid(34) synthase CmoB gives MDIDKIIEERRSWLGWKNIAPLREALKKLPRIDDVEVLLDDTVTIRSDSVTSAQREQIETAARMMIPWRKGPFDLFGIFIDSEWRSFKKYNLLRPYMDLEGKRVADVGCNNGYYMFRMLEFRPHSIMGVDPSPLFRTQFDLINLYVKSRLLRYEMLGIEHMRGFADMFDTVFCLGVLYHRSDPIAALKSLKQCLKRGGELFLDTFMIDGEEPVCLVPESTYSKISNVHFVPTISALENWCKKAGFEGFEVLEIVKTEKEEQRKTEWIAGESLDAFLDPHNSALTVEGYPAPKRVYIKTYRK, from the coding sequence ATGGATATTGACAAAATCATCGAAGAGCGCCGCTCCTGGCTCGGCTGGAAAAATATCGCACCTTTGCGCGAAGCGCTGAAGAAGTTGCCCCGCATCGACGACGTCGAAGTGCTGCTGGACGATACCGTTACGATTCGCAGCGACTCCGTCACCTCCGCCCAGCGTGAACAGATAGAGACGGCAGCGCGGATGATGATACCGTGGCGCAAAGGGCCCTTCGATCTCTTCGGAATCTTCATCGACAGCGAGTGGCGAAGTTTCAAAAAGTACAATCTGCTCAGGCCCTACATGGATCTGGAAGGAAAAAGGGTGGCCGATGTGGGATGCAACAACGGGTACTATATGTTCCGGATGCTCGAGTTTCGTCCCCACAGTATCATGGGCGTCGACCCCTCTCCGCTTTTTCGAACCCAGTTCGATCTGATCAACCTCTATGTCAAAAGCCGTCTGCTACGTTACGAAATGCTGGGCATTGAACATATGCGCGGGTTTGCCGATATGTTTGATACAGTGTTCTGTTTGGGAGTGCTCTACCATCGAAGCGACCCGATTGCGGCGCTGAAATCTTTGAAACAGTGTCTCAAACGCGGCGGCGAACTCTTTCTCGATACCTTCATGATCGACGGAGAAGAGCCGGTCTGCCTCGTGCCCGAGTCGACCTATTCGAAGATTTCGAACGTCCATTTCGTTCCGACGATTTCCGCGCTGGAAAACTGGTGCAAAAAAGCGGGTTTTGAAGGTTTCGAAGTGCTCGAGATCGTAAAAACCGAAAAGGAAGAGCAGCGAAAGACCGAATGGATCGCGGGAGAAAGCCTTGATGCGTTCCTCGATCCGCACAATTCAGCCTTGACGGTCGAAGGATATCCTGCTCCCAAACGGGTCTATATCAAAACCTACAGGAAGTAG
- a CDS encoding MBL fold metallo-hydrolase — protein MQIQMQPMGAYQTNCYIVTIDGRDLIVDPGVGATEWVMKHVKNPIAILNTHGHFDHVWSNAELKKRLGVPICCPEGDTFMLEKDPFSQGTPPSRADVAVKPDETLQLSGVTMTFLHFPGHTPGTSAIEIEGNWFCGDFLFKGSIGRVDFPYSDPVAMVKSLKRALEWPKNAILHPGHGPRTTLEAEKKVIPYWIEALG, from the coding sequence ATGCAGATACAGATGCAGCCGATGGGAGCGTACCAAACCAACTGCTACATCGTCACGATCGACGGAAGGGATCTCATCGTCGACCCGGGTGTCGGAGCCACGGAATGGGTCATGAAACATGTGAAAAACCCCATCGCCATTCTCAATACCCACGGCCATTTCGACCACGTCTGGAGCAATGCGGAGTTGAAAAAGCGGTTGGGTGTTCCGATCTGCTGTCCCGAGGGCGACACCTTCATGCTCGAAAAGGATCCCTTTTCCCAGGGAACGCCCCCTAGCAGGGCGGATGTCGCCGTCAAGCCGGACGAAACACTGCAACTCAGCGGCGTGACGATGACCTTCCTCCATTTTCCGGGACATACACCCGGCACAAGCGCCATCGAGATCGAAGGAAACTGGTTCTGCGGAGATTTTCTTTTCAAAGGATCGATCGGGCGGGTCGATTTTCCCTACTCCGATCCCGTCGCGATGGTAAAAAGTCTCAAAAGAGCACTGGAATGGCCCAAAAACGCCATTCTCCATCCCGGCCATGGACCCCGGACGACACTGGAAGCGGAAAAGAAGGTCATCCCCTACTGGATCGAGGCACTGGGCTGA
- a CDS encoding hotdog domain-containing protein, translated as MAEEIITEEETESESEELHPELLERVELKTHQRIDQSLCGTLLELRVGYAKVELETTREMVVDEMGLVHGGFTFAAADFAAMAAVNDPNVVLVSSECRFLSPVKVGDRIVFEATELYKEARKRNIHVVGYFEDIKVFEGEFMAVVLERHVLKLKLVKDEA; from the coding sequence ATGGCCGAAGAGATCATCACCGAAGAGGAGACGGAGAGCGAAAGCGAAGAGCTGCATCCGGAACTGCTTGAACGCGTCGAACTCAAAACCCATCAGCGCATCGACCAGTCCCTTTGCGGCACTCTTCTCGAGCTGCGGGTGGGATATGCGAAGGTGGAACTCGAAACGACCCGTGAAATGGTCGTTGACGAGATGGGACTCGTTCATGGAGGATTTACCTTCGCCGCAGCGGATTTCGCTGCCATGGCGGCCGTGAACGACCCGAACGTGGTACTTGTCAGCAGTGAATGCCGTTTTCTCTCGCCGGTGAAAGTGGGTGACAGGATCGTTTTCGAAGCCACAGAGCTTTACAAAGAGGCACGAAAGCGGAATATCCATGTCGTCGGCTATTTTGAAGATATCAAGGTCTTCGAAGGGGAGTTCATGGCGGTCGTTCTCGAACGCCATGTGCTGAAGCTCAAACTCGTCAAAGACGAAGCGTAG
- a CDS encoding cation diffusion facilitator family transporter, translating to MQKRATVVSSSVAVVLVIVKLIVGIISGSVAVLASAIDSGLDLAVSLFNYFAVANAEKPASEKFNYGLGKVEAIAAVIEGVVITMSGLFIGYKAVMKILHPEPITHLDASIGVMLLSIVMTGALVMYLNHVARVTQNMVIKSDALHYKTDLLSNGAILVSLAVIHFTAFFMIDAILGILIAIYIIYSAYELIHEGVLMLLDVALEEEIVKKIVKAIKSEPGVTDYHWLKTRKAGNDYFVDVHLVFNPEMSLLEAHRIGDNVEEKIKAVDPKADWLINIHLDPYDDSVINMEEAAKSKKEA from the coding sequence ATGCAGAAGAGAGCCACCGTTGTCAGTTCATCCGTCGCTGTCGTTTTGGTGATCGTCAAACTGATTGTCGGGATCATCAGCGGTTCCGTCGCCGTTCTCGCATCGGCTATCGACTCCGGCCTCGACCTGGCCGTCTCGCTTTTTAACTATTTCGCCGTCGCCAATGCCGAAAAACCGGCCAGTGAAAAGTTCAATTACGGACTCGGCAAAGTAGAAGCGATCGCCGCTGTCATCGAAGGAGTCGTCATCACGATGTCGGGTCTGTTCATCGGATACAAGGCGGTCATGAAAATCCTCCATCCCGAACCGATCACCCACCTGGATGCATCGATCGGGGTGATGCTGCTCTCCATCGTTATGACCGGCGCGCTGGTGATGTATCTTAACCATGTAGCCAGGGTCACCCAGAACATGGTGATCAAATCGGATGCCCTGCACTACAAAACCGACCTTCTGAGCAACGGCGCCATCCTCGTCTCCCTCGCCGTCATCCATTTCACTGCTTTCTTCATGATCGATGCGATTCTGGGCATCCTCATCGCCATCTACATCATCTACTCGGCCTACGAGCTGATTCATGAAGGGGTATTGATGCTTCTGGACGTGGCGCTCGAAGAGGAGATAGTCAAAAAGATCGTCAAAGCGATCAAAAGCGAACCGGGTGTGACAGACTACCACTGGCTCAAAACGCGAAAAGCGGGCAACGACTACTTCGTCGATGTCCATCTGGTATTCAATCCGGAGATGTCACTGCTGGAAGCGCACCGCATTGGCGACAACGTCGAGGAGAAGATCAAGGCAGTCGACCCGAAAGCCGACTGGCTCATCAACATCCATCTCGATCCCTATGACGATTCCGTCATCAATATGGAGGAGGCTGCAAAATCAAAAAAGGAAGCGTAG